The genome window GCCTACACCTGTTACTTTTTTTTCGCATGGTGCCAGTTTTGCATAGTTCCATGAATCTTGATTGAATGCCTCACAGATAGTATCAGGTACTCCGTCAGCCATCGTTGTTGTTTCGGCAAATTGTGTAAATGTTAGATTATTTTTGACGACTTCATATGGAACACGAATGCCAACTAACCAGTGATCGAGAAATTCATTGTCAGTGAGTTCAGAAAGTGCCTGGCTATATTCAAACACACAACCATACTGTTTCTGTTTGGGATCAAAACTGAAGTTTCCGACAAAGTCAGTTGGAAGGCCGAGCCATTCGGCTCTGATATAGGTTCCTGTCGTAGTGTACTCGGCGTTGTCACCGAGAACGTATACCGGTGTTTGACACGATGGATAGAAGTATTGTGCTGTTTTGTGATTACAGCTTCCATGATCAGTGGAGTCGTTATAAAAAGGAACGATTTGTAGGCTGCCTCCTAGAGGACCGTGGTCTTCATAGATTTTGCTGTGCCAGAGCGATTGGAGCATTGGAAGATTATGATTTGCTGGTCGCGTGAACATGAATGACCGTGAAATATGATCAGTTAATGCATACATGAACGACGGTATGAGTACCATCAAACCGAGCAATCTTTTTTGCATAAGTACTTCCTTTTTTTCCAACGCTTTCACACGACAATTATGCGGAACATACCAAAGACAATGCGTCGCTTTGTGCATTAGCTTATGATACTGGCTCATGAAATACAAGGGATGTTCGTCATCTTACGGTACGTCATAGCAAGATTATTGTTTTAGTGCCAACTTGTGTAGTAAGATTCGTGTCGAACGGTGGAAAAAGGTGAGAGTATGAAGCGTCATGTTACGCAAGGTTTGTCGCGGTATCGTAATCGCAGAGATTTTAAACAGTCTCCGGAGCCGCACCGTACACCAAGGCAAAATCTCAAGAGAAAAAATCGTTTTGTCATACAAAAACATGCCGCGAGAAATTTGCACTATGACTTTCGATTGCAGGTGGGGAATGTTCTTAAATCATGGGCAGTGCCAAAGGGACCATCAATTAATCCTGCAGATAAACGTCTTGCTATTCCAACTGACGATCATCCATTAGCATATGCAACCTTTGAAGGTGTTATTCCAAAAGATAACTATGGTGCTGGAGTAGTCATGGTATGGGATATTGGTACGTACAAAAACATTACCAAGCATGATGGTAAAGCTATTTCTATGGCAAGGGGTTATCGTGAGGGGCATTTAGAATTTGAGCTTTATGGGAAAAAATTGCGGGGTAAGTTTGCGCTTGTGCAAACTGAAAGCAAGTATAAAGGTAAGCAATATTGGCTCCTTGTTAAGATGAGAGATACGCATGAAGATCGAAGGCGCAAGCCTATTGTTTCGCAGCAGCGATCAGTTTTGACTGATAGGACTATGGACCAGATCAAACGGGATGAATCATGAGTCGGGTTATTTTCACTAACAAAGAGAAAGTCTGGTTTTCTAAAACTAAGATAACTAAGGGAGACATTCTTGCCTATTACAAGCTTGTTGCTCCTATTATGAGGCCTTATCTTAAGGACCGCCCCTTAGTGATGCAGCGATATCCTGATGGAATCAAAGGTGAGTCATTTTATCAAAAAGATATTCCCGATTATTTTCCTGATTGGATTCCAAGACTTAAGGTTAAAAAAGAGGGCGGGACCGTTACCCACGTGCTCTGCAATACTTCAGATACGTTGCTGTACATTGTAAATCAGGGGTGCCTGACGCCACACATTTGGCTCAGTAAAAAACCAAATATTCGTAAGCCAGACCGTATGATTTTTGATTTAGATCCTTCGTCACGTGGTTTTGGGCCTGTTGTTGATGCGGCGCATAGATTAAAGGTTGAGCTTGAAGATAGGGGCTTAGTTCCTTTTGTTATGACGACAGGCTCTCGAGGTGTACATGTAGTGGTTCCTCTGAAACCATCGGTTTCGTTTATGCAAGTAAAACGTTTTGCAAAGAATGTCGCGAGGACGTTGTGTGAAAAATATCCCGATGAAGTAACTCTAGAAACTCGTAAAGCAAAACGAAGAGCTCGTTTATATATTGATGTGATGCGGAATGCATATGCGCAAACAGGTGTGTGTCCATATGCCGTACGAGCATTACCTGAAGCACCAGTTGCTACGCCACTTTTGTGGAAAGAGCTTACAAAACGTATCTCTGCCCATTCTTATACGATCAAGTCAATCAAACGACGCCTTAAAACTAAAGCGAATCCTTGGAGAGATTTCGTTCGATCTGCGCGTATGTTACCTCGTCTTTAATAGCTCAGCAATTTTATATGTTATGTCTATTGCGCGTGGCAATTCATGTGAAAAGATGTTGCGACCAACTGCGCAGCCAAATGTGTTGCCTTTGGTTAACTGTTCATTGAGCTGTTTAAGGAAAGAACGTGTTGGTATTTTGTGACCACCAGTACAGATTACTTTTGTCATGCCAGCAGCATGTACAGCAGTTTTAAGTGCCTTATGTCCGCTGCGAGGTGGGTTGATTTTTACAAAATCAGCGCCAAGGGCCGCTGCAACCCCTGTGGCCCCTGAGATGAGCGCATCCGAGCGATCCTCCTTGACTGCCTTCCCTCGAGGATAAACCCATAGGATAGCGACTAGACCATGTCGATGGGCGGATATAATCGTTTGCGCAGCTTGTGTGAGCATCACTGATTCATACTCGCTTCCAAGGTATACGGTGTAACCAATACCTCTAACCTTAAGTCCCGATGATTTTTGAAATGTTATGACATCATCCACAGACCACAGTTGTGTACTCAGTGGGTCGCGTTGTGTGGTAGGAACAATGTTTGTTTTGCCATTTAATTTTACTATGTAGTTAATATCTGAATAATCAGGTCCATATCTAGCAATGAGTCCAAGATGAGTTGCAAAAGCACCAATGGAACCTTGTTGGGCAATCTCAAAAAGATGTTTTGGATTATTAACTGATTTTGGTATTGTCTTGCCTGCAAAATCACTGTTGAGGTGTTCTATTTTTTGATCAGCCGCAAATAGAAAGAGACGACCATTTTCATAGGTGATCGCTTGATAATTTTTGCAATACTGTGCGTGAGCTCCCTGAGGAACATCGGCGGGAATAAATACTTTAGATGTCACGATATGCCTTTCTAGAGAACCTTGTCATGGATTAACATTTTTTCTGCAACTTTTTCAAATAACGGAACGGCAGTTCGAGTTGCACGAAGATTTTTAATGCCAGCATCCTTAACAAAGGTTACGATTATTCTTCTATAATTTCCTTTTTCTACGATGCCTGAGAACGTGAAGATATTATGATCTGATGAATAAGTTCCATCAACAACTAAGTTTGCGGTACCTGTTTTACCAATGACATTGTATCCCTTGATGCGTGCACGGCGAGCTGTTCCTTTCATAGTTGTGCGTTCCAGAATGTCTCGCACAGCAGCAAGTGTTTCTTCCGAATACAAGGGTTGTTTACAGGTCATGGGGACAGGCAGTTCTGGGTTGATGAGTAATCGTGGTATTACTGGAATTCCATTGTTAATGACAATGCTAAGCGCAGTTGCTAGCTGTAGAATCGTTATACGTATTTCGTAGCCAAATGAAAGAGATACGATGGATGGCCGAGACCAATTTCTTGGAGGGTTGATGAATCCCTTTTGTTCTCCAGGCCAGTTCAGAACGCTCTTTTCTCCAAAACCAACAGCCTTGTAATGATCATACAGTTTTGGGCCTAAGCGTGTTGCTACTTTGGCAACACCGATATTATTGGAATATGCAACTACATCTGCAAATGGTATGACCCCGTGGGGAACTAGCGTGCCGAAGCGTGCGCCATTGACATATCCCTGTTTAGTATTTTCGCAATCGATCAACTCTTCAGGCGTTACTACTCCTTCCTCAAGAGCTGCGAGTGCTAGATAGACTTTGATTACTGAACCTGGTTCGTGTGCATCCGTTAATACTCGGTTTTTCATGTGGTCAAGAGAAATATTTTTTGTGTTATTTGGATCAAACGTTGGGTAACTGACCATTGCCAAAATATCACCAGAATCAGGATCCATGATCAGCACGGAGCCCTCTTTTGCCTTGAAGGAATCAATTGATCGCTTGAGTTCCTCGAATGCGAGATATTGTAGATCGCTGTCAATGGTAAGCGTGATCGGTTCCCCTTGTTTGCCAGAACCAATGAGTTCTTTCGTAAAATAGAAATGTCCTGACCGAGCATCCTTCTCAAGTAAGCAGCTAGAAGCTTTGCCTGCGAGTCGATCATTAAAGATCATCTCTATACCTGCGATTCCGGTATTATCAATATCAGTGACCCCAACCACTGGTGCTGCAGCATCAAGTGAATAGTAGCGACTTGGTTCTTTGAGAATTTGAATATCATCCAGCTTACTTTTTTCTATAAGTTTAATTTGTTCTTCTGTGAGTTTCCTTTGGATGTACATGAAATGTTTGTCGGTGGTTTTGAGTTTTTCTGCAGCCTCTGGAAAATGCTTGTTCAAGAACTTCATAACTTCTTGTTTATCTTTGATTTGTTTCGGGAGCAGAAATGCAGCCAGGCTATCATGATTTATCGCAAGTGGTTCTCCGTTACGATCATAAATTGCTGCACGTGGCGGCATATGAGTTACTGTAGTGGCATACT of Candidatus Babeliales bacterium contains these proteins:
- the ligD gene encoding non-homologous end-joining DNA ligase; the encoded protein is MSRVIFTNKEKVWFSKTKITKGDILAYYKLVAPIMRPYLKDRPLVMQRYPDGIKGESFYQKDIPDYFPDWIPRLKVKKEGGTVTHVLCNTSDTLLYIVNQGCLTPHIWLSKKPNIRKPDRMIFDLDPSSRGFGPVVDAAHRLKVELEDRGLVPFVMTTGSRGVHVVVPLKPSVSFMQVKRFAKNVARTLCEKYPDEVTLETRKAKRRARLYIDVMRNAYAQTGVCPYAVRALPEAPVATPLLWKELTKRISAHSYTIKSIKRRLKTKANPWRDFVRSARMLPRL
- a CDS encoding penicillin-binding protein 2 — translated: MTNSHKLRVAFIFFLLLLLYMLVLFNLYLIQIKQQNFYKDLATKQYATTVTHMPPRAAIYDRNGEPLAINHDSLAAFLLPKQIKDKQEVMKFLNKHFPEAAEKLKTTDKHFMYIQRKLTEEQIKLIEKSKLDDIQILKEPSRYYSLDAAAPVVGVTDIDNTGIAGIEMIFNDRLAGKASSCLLEKDARSGHFYFTKELIGSGKQGEPITLTIDSDLQYLAFEELKRSIDSFKAKEGSVLIMDPDSGDILAMVSYPTFDPNNTKNISLDHMKNRVLTDAHEPGSVIKVYLALAALEEGVVTPEELIDCENTKQGYVNGARFGTLVPHGVIPFADVVAYSNNIGVAKVATRLGPKLYDHYKAVGFGEKSVLNWPGEQKGFINPPRNWSRPSIVSLSFGYEIRITILQLATALSIVINNGIPVIPRLLINPELPVPMTCKQPLYSEETLAAVRDILERTTMKGTARRARIKGYNVIGKTGTANLVVDGTYSSDHNIFTFSGIVEKGNYRRIIVTFVKDAGIKNLRATRTAVPLFEKVAEKMLIHDKVL
- a CDS encoding 3'-phosphoesterase, coding for MKRHVTQGLSRYRNRRDFKQSPEPHRTPRQNLKRKNRFVIQKHAARNLHYDFRLQVGNVLKSWAVPKGPSINPADKRLAIPTDDHPLAYATFEGVIPKDNYGAGVVMVWDIGTYKNITKHDGKAISMARGYREGHLEFELYGKKLRGKFALVQTESKYKGKQYWLLVKMRDTHEDRRRKPIVSQQRSVLTDRTMDQIKRDES